One Spinacia oleracea cultivar Varoflay chromosome 4, BTI_SOV_V1, whole genome shotgun sequence DNA segment encodes these proteins:
- the LOC130460034 gene encoding uncharacterized protein isoform X1: protein MDYGRSVSGYSQNSRMVLKCECGNDAVVRTVKHGPNVGMKFHGCPLWPNTKCIFFRWISDHNQNEELEIKMLEMEQQQHLMAEKNKKLKGKKKNLEEENQELKIELCHTRVELMKTSRNEKNFSMALLCSWVFFCILLMYLK from the exons ATGGATTATGGGCGTTCTGTTTCTGGATATTCACAAAATTCACGAATGGTTTTGAAATGCGAATGCGGCAACGATGCGGTTGTGCGAACTGTGAAACACGGGCCTAATGTTGGAATGAAGTTCCATGGATGCCCTTTATGGCCA AACACGAAATGTATTTTTTTCAGATGGATAAGTGATCATAATCAGAATGAAGAGCTTGAAATAAAGATGTTGGAGATGGAGCAACAACAACACTTGATGGCAGAGAAAAACAAAAAGTTAAAGGGGAAGAAAAAGAATCTGGAGGAGGAGAATCAGGAACTGAAAATCGAGCTTTGCCACACGCGCGTTGAGCTTATGAAGACCTCTAGAAATGAGAAGAATTTCTCCATGGCCTTGTTATGTTCTTGGGTGTTTTTTTGCATCCTACTTATGTATTTGAAGTAG
- the LOC130460033 gene encoding uncharacterized protein translates to MGVVTLKIWHGGIFKTVNNGQLVYEGGKGKTCQIDSDVLCWWDLLDLAKKCGNYSTIEGLCYLIPGQPLGNGIRKVYDDAQVLEMTELALKMRCIEVYVNHGVALPQMHKKVEKLQPRRAPHPPQLDSVRCSPRNCVSSAASSQQKSTEKAKKTLSTHKDASLPLTGPTETQDPMFNHESVLEKSNNKLQEKPIQPLHSSTIPDPKPNQKKTRTKLSKTQPFSSPIESEENFLNDYEWEDPRPNSPVDLNANYYNSDTEDDDADPIYDPYIDKGKAVTVDKGGDCDGDVDGDQFCDEFSDEFSEDAGDSNPDLDEEEPEEQLEDAAYQSDCSDDEYRSAREKVKECNQRLVDLALQVQRDIEGKGIIVPTNDVPEVDGDGDGCISEYEESDDDVHTPPDSGDEELSFRDRKKKRGVLVGADTDFNTFKWSVGQRFPDRKAFKDAVAMYGVLQGRNIYFVVSDRNRQQRLGVKCVKGCPFYVYASWDSRRAILVVRRVIGEHSCNRNMKKNRQLKANWVAQQFLEVFKARPHWPAREIMESVRRAFKVLISRNLAYKIKYAAHKMLHGSMHEHYKKVGGYIEALKSTSPGTDIELVTDPTKQTVPPVFQRLFTCFEGLQKGWKLGCRKVICIDACFLKTFLGGQLLVAVGRDGNDQMYPISWAVAEGENNNSWEWFMIKLQKCLDLADGEGIAVISDEHVAIINAVASVLPKAEHRHCARHIFAHWHKSFKGDQMKLLFWKIAKAYNLADFNDAVEEMNAINEEAVTAFKSYNPKLFCRAYLDISMKTDAITSNMAETFNGYIINARTKHLIYMLEDIRISLMQRLVVKRQAMQKSTSTVCQRIQVKLDQEKTKAANCDVIPSTDTLFNVNYYLDQLVVDLEAKTCSCRKWNMLGYPCCHAVACIYFLNKEAEDFVEDCYKRETYLKAYAGSIPPIDGERYWPRVEYGLDPPPIKIGPGRPRVNRRKDPMEDPKKSGTLQRTGMEMTCSICHVKGHNKRRCPNKDTASAPTEPPPKRSRGRPRKDGQPPISHSQVAQS, encoded by the exons ATGGGTGTTGTGACGTTGAAAATTTGGCATGGTGGGATCTTTAAGACTGTGAATAATGGCCAGTTAGTGTATGAGGGTGGAAAGGGGAAGACTTGTCAAATTGATTCTGATGTTTTGTGTTGGTGGGATTTACTCGATTTAGCAAAGAAATGTGGGAATTATTCCACAATTGAGGGGCTGTGTTATTTGATCCCTGGGCAACCTTTGGGTAATGGGATAAGGAAGGTTTATGATGATGCTCAAGTGTTGGAAATGACTGAGTTAGCTCTAAAGATGAGGTGCATTGAGGTTTATGTGAATCATGGGGTTGCACTTCCACAGATGCATAAAAAAGTAGAGAAGTTGCAGCCTAGAAGGGCCCCACATCCACCTCAGCTAGATTCTGTTAGATGTAGTCCCAGGAACTGTGTGTCAAGTGCTGCATCATCCCAACAGAAAAGCAcagaaaaagccaaaaaaacaCTATCCACCCACAAAGATGCTTCCCTCCCTTTGACTGGTCCCACAGAAACTCAAGACCCTATGTTCAACCATGAATCTGTCCTTGAGAAAAGCAACAATAAATTGCAAGAAAAACCCATCCAACCACTTCATTCCTCTACCATTCCTGATCCAAAACCAAACCAGAAAAAAACTAGGACTAAACTTTCTAAAACACAACCATTCTCATCTCCTATTGAATCTGAAGAGAACTTCCTGAATGATTATGAATGGGAAGATCCTAGACCTAATAGCCCTGTGGACCTGAATGCTAATTACTACAACAGTGATACTGAGGATGATGATGCAGATCCTATCTATGACCCTTATATTGACAAGGGTAAGGCAGTAACAGTTGATAAGGGTGGTGATTGTGATGGTGATGTTGATGGTGATCAATTCTGTGATGAGTTCAGTGATGAGTTCAGTGAGGATGCAGGGGATTCTAACCCAGATCTAGATGAAGAAGAGCCTGAAGAACAACTTGAAGATGCTGCTTACCAGTCAGACTGCAGTGATGATGAGTACAGGAGTGCTAGAGAAAAAGTGAAGGAGTGCAATCAGAGGTTAGTTGATTTAGCTCTGCAAGTACAGAGAGATATTGAAGGAAAAGGAATTATTGTTCCCACTAATGATGTACCAGAAGtagatggtgatggtgatggttgTATTAGTGAGTACGAAGAGAGTGATGATGATGTACACACTCCTCCTGATTCAGGTGATGAGGAGCTGAGTTTTAGGGATAGGAAGAAAAAGAGAGGTGTTTTAGTTGGTGCTGATACAGACTTCAACACATTTAAGTGGTCTGTTGGACAAAGATTTCCTGACAGAAAAGCATTTAAGGATGCAGTGGCCATGTATGGTGTGCTACAAGGTAGAAACATATACTTTGTTGTGAGTGACAGAAATAGGCAGCAGAGGTTAGGTGTAAAGTGTGTGAAAGGGTGTCCATTTTATGTGTATGCATCTTGGGATTCCAGAAGAGCAATTCTTGTGGTTAGAAGAGTTATAGGTGAGCATAGTTGTAATAGGAATATGAAGAAGAATAGGCAATTGAAGGCAAACTGGGTAGCTCAACAGTTCCTTGAAGTGTTCAAGGCGAGACCGCACTGGCCAGCCAGAGAAATAATGGAGTCAGTAAGGAGGGCCTTTAAGGTCTTGATTAGTAGGAATCTTGCTTATAAAATCAAGTATGCAGCCCATAAGATGCTACATGGATCAATGCATGAGCATTACAAGAAGGTTGGTGGTTACATTGAAGCTTTGAAGTCGACAAGCCCGGGAACAGATATTGAATTGGTCACAGATCCAACCAAACAAACTGTTCCACCTGTTTTCCAGAGGCTATTCACATGTTTTGAAGGGCTGCAAAAGGGGTGGAAATTGGGATGCAGAAAGGTGATATGTATCGATGCTTGTTTTTTGAAAACTTTCCTAGGTGGTCAGTTGTTGGTTGCTGTTGGTCGAGATGGGAACGATCAGATGTATCCAATTTCCTGGGCAGTTGCTGAGGGTGAGAACAACAATTCCTGGGAATGGTTCATGATCAAGCTTCAAAAGTGTTTAGACCTAGCTGATGGTGAAGGCATTGCTGTGATTTCAGATGAACATGTT GCTATAATCAATGCTGTGGCTTCAGTTCTCCCCAAGGCGGAACACCGACATTGTGCGAGGCATATTTTTGCTCACTGGCACAAATCATTCAAAGGGGATCAAATGAAGCTGCTATTTTGGAAAATAGCAAAGGCATACAACCTAGCTGATTTCAATGATGCAGTAGAGGAGATGAATGCCATTAATGAGGAAGCCGTCACTGCATTCAAGTCTTACAACCCTAAGCTATTTTGTAGAGCTTACTTGGACATCTCTATGAAGACTGATGCAATCACAAGCAATATGGCAGAAACATTCAATGGCTATATCATTAATGCTAGGACTAAGCATTTGATATACATGTTGGAGGACATCAGGATTTCCTTGATGCAGAGGCTGGTTGTCAAGCGGCAAGCGATGCAGAAATCAACTTCTACAGTGTGCCAAAGAATTCAGGTGAAGCTTGATCAGGAGAAGACCAAAGCTGCCAATTGTGATGTGATTCCATCAACTGACACTTTGTTCAATGTCAACTACTATTTGGATCAGTTGGTAGTTGACTTGGAAGCAAAGACATGCAGTTGTAGAAAGTGGAACATGCTCGGTTATCCTTGCTGCCATGCCGTTGCGTGCATATACTTCCTCAACAAAGAAGCTGAAGATTTTGTAGAAGATTGCTATAAAAGGGAAACATACTTGAAGGCCTATGCAG GTTCAATACCACCCATAGATGGTGAAAGGTATTGGCCGAGGGTAGAGTATGGTTTAGATCCCCCTCCCATCAAAATTGGGCCAGGGAGGCCTAGAGTAAACAGGAGAAAGGATCCAATGGAGGATCCCAAGAAGTCGGGAACCTTGCAAAGAACCGGCATGGAAATGACATGTAGTATATGTCATGTTAAAGGCCACAACAAAAGACGGTGCCCCAACAAAGACACTGCCTCTGCCCCAACTGAACCACCACCAAAGAGGTCTAGAGGTAGACCAAGGAAGGATGGGCAACCTCCTATCTCTCACTCACAAGTGGCACAATCATGA
- the LOC130460034 gene encoding uncharacterized protein isoform X2 — translation MDALYGQWISDHNQNEELEIKMLEMEQQQHLMAEKNKKLKGKKKNLEEENQELKIELCHTRVELMKTSRNEKNFSMALLCSWVFFCILLMYLK, via the exons ATGGATGCCCTTTATGGCCA ATGGATAAGTGATCATAATCAGAATGAAGAGCTTGAAATAAAGATGTTGGAGATGGAGCAACAACAACACTTGATGGCAGAGAAAAACAAAAAGTTAAAGGGGAAGAAAAAGAATCTGGAGGAGGAGAATCAGGAACTGAAAATCGAGCTTTGCCACACGCGCGTTGAGCTTATGAAGACCTCTAGAAATGAGAAGAATTTCTCCATGGCCTTGTTATGTTCTTGGGTGTTTTTTTGCATCCTACTTATGTATTTGAAGTAG